The Candidatus Zixiibacteriota bacterium sequence ATCCGGATTGCGAAATTTCACCGGCTTTTTGTCGGCAGATTGAATATCGTTTGTCAATATCATAAAGGACTACCGATTTTGGTTTTAGTTTATCAAGGACGTACTGAATTTCATCGTTGGGTTCATCCGGGCCGGGGACAACAATAAATGCCAGATCAATTGATTCCTGATTTTGGGCCAGACTATCGATTTCAATCTTGAAGTTATCGAAATTTTCGGGACGGAATCCGGCAAAATAAATTGTCAAATCGTCAACCGTTATCATATATCCGAGAGAAGTCATGCTTTCTGTCACCGGAATGGTTTTGATTCTCAATTCACCCAATTCGAAATTAGTTCCCGGTTCGAGATAGAACGAATTTTTGCAACCACGCCAGCGGTCGCCGGAATTATGGATATAGGTAATATTATCAAGAGTGTCTTCCAGTTGATGAATGTAGGCAGGCTCGCCGGGAAGACCATGATAGCAGGAATACAGAGCATAGATATTTTCATTTTCAATTTCTTCCGGAGTCAAAAAACCGTTTGCCAGTGAAGGTTCAGTCGGTCGAATTGCGGAAAATTCCTCAGCATCAAAAATAAGCATGGCATTTTTGGTTTTCACGGCCCAGCCGCGGTTGTTCAATTGCCAGGTTATAAGTTGACCTTCGGGTAATTCAGATTCCAAATAAGGAGACCTCTCGGAATTATCTGAAAAATCACCGGGTGTTCCGGATCCCCGCTCAATTAGAAGGTGAGAGATTTGTCCATGTCCGTATTTGCCCGCAAAATATCGGGGAGAATGATTCTCATTGTCTAATTCGTCAATATTGTCAATAAGAGGGAGGATTTTCGTGACAAGGTCCTTTATTCCCGCGATGCAGGCCAGATGAAGAAGATTACGGCCGGTTGAAGTGTCAATAAAATCAGTTTTGGCGCCGCTTTGAATCAGTAAATTGACAATATCCAATTTCCCCCGTTCAACCGCCCATTTTATAGCGGGGATACTGTTTGGACCAAGAGCGTTGATATCGGCTCCGTTTTCAAGCAAAAATTTCACAATATTTGTTTTCCCTCGTTGGGCGGCATCAGCCAGTGGCATCAAACCGTCGGGTCGATGACTGCGATTGACATCCAATCCGTGTTCTAATAATAATTGAACACCTTCAGAGGAACCAAACGAAATGGCGCTCATCAAATCGGTAAATCCATTTGGAGCCCTGTAATGAGGATCAAAATCTTGATCTAAAGAGATAATATACCGGGCAATTTCCAAATTGCCGCTCCGGACGCCAATAGAAAAGGCAAGATGGCGAGGTGACATACCGGCGCCGGAATTAGAGTTGCTGATTGAAGCGCCTTTTTCTATCAGATATTTAACCGTCTCAAAATTTCTACTGAAAATGGCATAGATAAGCGGAGTCATTCCCCGGCCGTTAACGGCTTCGATAGCCGCACCTTTTTCTACGAGTAATCGCACCAGGTCCGGATTTCCGTAATAACAGGCTATGTGTAATGGCGTATTCGATCTTTCATTAGTCGCTTGCAGGACGTTTTTATCCTGAGCAATAATTTGCTCAATGGTATTGATGTCGCCGGATTTGATGGCTTCAAATATATCCGCGGAATAAACGGTTGAGGCGAACAATATCATTATGATTAAAATTTTCTTCATCATTTTATACCTCCTTTGTCTCCTTCTCTCTCCAAAAGAAATTCCGGTGAGCTTTGCTTATGTTTCGTTAATTATTTTTGACTTGTCATATTCGCCGGAGGGTGGTTCGGGAATTTTCTGATTTGATTTATTGCCTGATTGCCCGCCCGAATCGGGCCCCACGGCCGGAAGCAAGTCGGGATCATTTCGGGCCAATTCGCGGGCCAGGGCCGCTTGAATGCCCCGGGTCATAATTAACACATTACCGTGTACGAATTTGAAATGCTTAAACAGCATCGGTCCGTGCGGCGTAACATCTCCCCAATCATCAATAGTCGTTAAAAAGATGGGCCCATAAGGACTATTCACATCCATGCATTTAATCTGAAGAGGTCCTTCAATTGAGCTGACCAGTAACGTGTCATTTTGCCTGGCGAATTTTATTGTAATATCAGACGGGCGCACCAAAGTATCAACGCGGCTATCCGATCCCATGGATGCAGCGGTAATGGCCCCATGTAATCGCAAATAATATATATCCCCCTCTTTTCCATAATCGGCAACTATGAATTGAGGATCAAGGCTCCTATAAATCCCGGTTGTGAGGGCACGGATGGTGTTATCGAAATATGCTCGGCTTTCGCCTTTCGGCAGGTTTTCCATTGTCAGCCAGGGATCATCGAAGAAGTCGGGCGTTAAAAACGAACTTTTAACCGATTCGAAATCGTATTCATAGTTTACAAAATCATAAAAAAGATTAATCGTCGATAGCATTTCGATATATTCATCCCTGCTTATTTTTTCGGACTGAGAGGGGTCAGCGAAAGTCGTAATAGCGCCTAAAACAACAAGAAAAACAAAGGCAATTGTAATTGCCAATCCAATTTTCAGGGCTTTCAGGCGCGGTCGCAAGCGAGATTTTTCCATAATAGACCGCAATCGCTTTTCAAGGCGGGAATTGCAGGCCATGGCTACCATGGATACGATTGGGGTTCGATTGCGCCTTAATTGATAGGCGACTTCAATTAATGAACGAGCATAGGTATCTGCTGAAATTCCCGCTTCAA is a genomic window containing:
- a CDS encoding ankyrin repeat domain-containing protein translates to MMKKILIIMILFASTVYSADIFEAIKSGDINTIEQIIAQDKNVLQATNERSNTPLHIACYYGNPDLVRLLVEKGAAIEAVNGRGMTPLIYAIFSRNFETVKYLIEKGASISNSNSGAGMSPRHLAFSIGVRSGNLEIARYIISLDQDFDPHYRAPNGFTDLMSAISFGSSEGVQLLLEHGLDVNRSHRPDGLMPLADAAQRGKTNIVKFLLENGADINALGPNSIPAIKWAVERGKLDIVNLLIQSGAKTDFIDTSTGRNLLHLACIAGIKDLVTKILPLIDNIDELDNENHSPRYFAGKYGHGQISHLLIERGSGTPGDFSDNSERSPYLESELPEGQLITWQLNNRGWAVKTKNAMLIFDAEEFSAIRPTEPSLANGFLTPEEIENENIYALYSCYHGLPGEPAYIHQLEDTLDNITYIHNSGDRWRGCKNSFYLEPGTNFELGELRIKTIPVTESMTSLGYMITVDDLTIYFAGFRPENFDNFKIEIDSLAQNQESIDLAFIVVPGPDEPNDEIQYVLDKLKPKSVVLYDIDKRYSICRQKAGEISQSGYWGEIFYPEFPGDNFVYTKDR
- a CDS encoding M56 family metallopeptidase, with product MISASLNSVFEMVEFKDALDIFLKTGLVLLIALLIGLFRSRTSASLRHFILSLAVITVLLLPIIYFLAPLQNLITLPDSIPLTRINLPLPEFAAHTVSATDIQNTAAGPSSPTEVSKFDWKYYIGLAWFIGTIAIIIKILFGFCCARYFKNQATLVMDNHIQSLFNQCRNELEIKSRIQLYMGAKIPVPFASGLLRPAVYLPTQFFNWSKEKQRIILTHELIHLKRLDVLSTLLSQAALVLYWVNPLFWLVRRRLYIDREQAADDSVLEAGISADTYARSLIEVAYQLRRNRTPIVSMVAMACNSRLEKRLRSIMEKSRLRPRLKALKIGLAITIAFVFLVVLGAITTFADPSQSEKISRDEYIEMLSTINLFYDFVNYEYDFESVKSSFLTPDFFDDPWLTMENLPKGESRAYFDNTIRALTTGIYRSLDPQFIVADYGKEGDIYYLRLHGAITAASMGSDSRVDTLVRPSDITIKFARQNDTLLVSSIEGPLQIKCMDVNSPYGPIFLTTIDDWGDVTPHGPMLFKHFKFVHGNVLIMTRGIQAALARELARNDPDLLPAVGPDSGGQSGNKSNQKIPEPPSGEYDKSKIINET